AAGGCGGGGGATGGGGGAGGGCTCACGCTTCGTCTTCCTGTCCAGCCCTCACGTAGAACTTCTCCTGGACAGGCGTCACGCTCAGGCCGGGAAGCTCCACGCGGGTCCCGTCCTCGGTGAGGTGCGCCACGTCACCCTCCACCTTGAGGAGTTGGTTGAGCGTCCTCGTATCGATCCTCGTCACGATCACGCTGTCCAGGTAGGGCGCCTGGGTGAGGATCGCGCGTTCCAGCGTGGCCTCGTCGGTGACCTGCACCCGGCCGGGGGCCTTGCGGATTCCGGCGGTGCCGACGAGGAACTTCACGCTCTTCTTCCGTCCACTGAGCTGCGCGCGCAGCACCCGTTCCGCCTGCGTCCCGAACCGCCAGTCGAGGCCTGCTTCCTCCCGTTCGAGCTCGCGGATCATCGCGGCCGCCTGGGCTTTGACACGGGCGATCTTACTCTGGATATCCGCCTTCTTCCCCACGAACCACTCCAGCCGCTCGACCGTGTCGATCTGGAAGGCAGGTTCCGGGGCGGTGGACATACCCGCTTCCTGCTCGTAGCCCATGATGTCCTCGTAGAGGGCGTGGAATTCGGCATGCGCGGGGTGGTCAGCCTGTCCCGCCCCGGCGCACCACAGCTCCTGGATGCGGGCGAGGGAGGCGGAATAGGTGGTCTCGTTCAGGGCGTTTGGCACGGGGCACTGGCCCCCGCGGCAGCGGGGAGGGTCAGGCCTGTTGCAGGACCTGCGCCCGCACCAGCAGGTCGCCCGGGTGGGGAAAGCGCCCACGCAACTCGGCCAGCCGGGCGTCATAGGCCGCCTCGTCCCAGGGCCAGGCGAGTTGCCGGGTTAGTGCGGCGTGCAGAACCTCCACGAAGCGGCGCTCCAACGTCACGGCACAGAGGGCCGCGATGATGCCGGTGTTCGCGTCGATCAGGAAGACCGGCATGGGGAGTTCCCGGTCCACGGCGGGCAGCACGAAGTCGGGTCCGGCCAGGTGGGGCGTGAAGGCCGCCCCTTTCCCATTCGGTCGCGCCGACCTGGTACAGCAGCAGCAGTTGGTCGGCCTCCGCGAAGAGGGCGAGGCTGATGTGCCGCCGGGCCACCGCCAGGACCTCGTCCAGCCTGGGGTTGGGGTAGAAGAGCAGCAACCCGGGAAGTCCGAAGCGCAGCTTGAACTGCTGCCCCTCGGGCCAGTCGGTCACGTCGGGGTGGAAGGGTTCGCCGACCCGGTAGGTCGTCCGCTCCGGAAGCTGCGGCTCGGTCATGTCCCCGGGTCACCCCACCGGGTGAGGGACCCGCCGGGCGTGAAGGGCACGGATCACACCTCTCCGGGCGACGAAGGTCGGACGGTCGCTGGCCCGGGTCAGCCGGGTCGGACCGTCTTCCTGTCGCCCACGGCACCGGGCGCGTCTCGTTTCTCCCGGCCGGGATCGTCGGCACGCGCTCCCCACGGCAACAGTGGCTACACCCCCGCCCGCTCGCGTGACCCCTGACGGTGGGCCTCGATGCGGCCCAGCGCCCGGTGTTGCTGCGCGGAGGCCGGGTTGACCTGGCCCTCGACGGCCCGCCACTGCGCCACCGGCACCGCCTTTCGCAAGTGGGTGTGCCAGGGATCACACGCGTCTGTGGGGCGGCGCATGCTGGCATACCTTTGCTGGAGGTGCCGCAGTTTCAGCAGAGCCTCGCGGTACGCCTCCTAAGCGGCCTCCTTCAGGGCGCGGCGGTAGGCTTCGGCCTCCCTGGCGTGCCGGGCCTCCAACTCCGCCATGCGCCCACGGCCCTGCGCGCACAACCGCAACTGGTGATCTTCCTTCCGGGTCCGGGTGAGGTCAGCGGCCTGAGGGTCCGCCACCATGCTGGCGCCCAGCCAGAGCGGCATCTGCTCCAGGTGCAGACGGTTGAACTTCGCGGCGTTGTCGCGGCTGGCCTGCTCGGCGGTCTTGGGCGTGCGTGGCACAGCTCAGGCTCCCTCACCGCTCGCGCGTCGGGCCGCGGCCCGGAGGTCTCGCACCGGCCGCCCCTCCTTCCGGGGCACCCTCACCGCCCGTCCCGTTCCGCTTCCAGCAAGCGCACGAGGGTCCGCAGGTGCGCCGCCGCGTCCTCGTCTCCAGGTTCGCCCAGCGCGTAGACCCGGGACGAGGTGCGGGCCACCGTGCCATGCAGGGCCTCGACGGGGTCCGTGACGACTTGCTCCCCGGCGCGGGCCTCCGGATGGTCAAAGACGCGCCCGGTGAGGGTCGGGCGGCCGTCCAGGCCGTCCAGGTTCACGAAGCGCCACGTCTCCAGCCGCGCGTCGGCTGCCGGGGCCTCTCGTAAGGAGGTCAGGTGACGGGCGTCGACCACCGCCCGTGCGAGGGCCAGCGTTTCCGCGCCAGCGGCCAGCCCGCTGATGGCCAGCGCCGCCGCCATGACATCGACCCGGGCCTGGTGGTCCGGCAGCGCGTCCAGCCGGGCACGCAGCTCGGATTGCGAGCGAAGGCCGCAGAGCAGCTTGGCGGCCTGCGTCAACGCTCCCTGGACGATCACCCGAGGGGTGCCGGGGAGGTCGGGTTCGCCCTCCAGTTCGGCGAGCAGGCGCCGCGCCACCTCGGGACGCGACAACTCCGCCCGCAGGGCCTCGTCCGTGGTCTCGCCGAGCAGGCAGACACGCGCGTCAGCCCACACGAGGCGGCTCGGCAGCGCGAGGAGCACGGTCACGTGGACCGCCCGGGTGGGGAGCGCCAGGATGGTCGTCCCGGCCCCCAGGTACAGCAGCGCTTCCTGGTCTCCGACAAAAACGTCGTGAATGCCGCTGCTGCGGCCTCCCAGGTCCAGCGGGACGCCGCCGGGATTGTTCATCCAGGTGTCCTGTCGTCCGCCGTGGTTGGTCAGGTCGAAGGCGGTCTCCGCGTCGGTGGTCGTGACCAGCGCCACCAGATGGAGCGGACTGGTGGCGTCGGCGGAGAGACGGTGCTGGTAGACAGCGTGCAGGACGGGAAGTTCAGTCGGCATGCACCACGGCCACCCGGCAGGGTGAGGGCCACGCGCTGGATGACTGTGGCTTCTCCGGCGCAGGAGTCCTCAAGGTGGGAGCGACCCGGACCCCCGCCCAGCGGGCGAGGGTCGCCCCCGACGTAGCAGGGGTGGTTCTCGCACCGACGCCTCCTCCTTCCGGGACACCCCGAACTGCCCGACGTCAGAAGGGGAGGTCGTCCGGCTCGGGTTCAGGGATGGAGACGGCCGCCTGGGGCAGGCCGGGATGGTGGCACAGCGATGCAAGATCGTGAGTGCGGATGCCGAGGCGCGCCTGACGGAGGTAACCGAACGCCGCCGCGAGGTCGGTCTGATCCCTCAGGCCCTGATTCCGGTCGCGTTTGAACTGGTGGACGGCACGTCCCCGCACCTCGAGGCAGTACACCGGCGTCCCCCGCCCGTCTCGGGCGACGACGATGACGACCTCGCCGCGGATGGCCGCCCCGGCGTAACTCGACACGCAGTTGTGGAGGGTCTCGCTGACGTGGATGAGGTCGTGCGTCTCCCGGGCCCGGCGGAAGTGGAGCGTGCCGCGGGCCGCGTGAGGGAGGTCGGCGTCGAGGTGAGAGAGCCGCCCGTCCGTGCCACTGGGGATGGGCCGGTTCTCGGTCCGGATGCGGGTATGCAGCCGGGCCAGGTGGTCGTGCAGGGCCAGCGGGTCGAGCTGGTCTCGCCCGGGCCGGTAACCCGGCTGCGCGGCCTGAACGTCCTGCCACAGGCGCTCCGTGTCGCCGAGCAGGAGCGCGAGGCCAGAGACGGCGTGCCCCTCCCGGAAGGTGCGGATCAGCCGCCGGGCGGCCTGCTGCTCGCCGCCCGCGAGTTCGACGTACCAGCGGGCATCAAAAGGTGGGCCGCAGCGGTGCTCGCGCAGGGCGGGCGCGTAGGCGTTCAGGACCTGGGCCTTGAGGTCCGGGGACCTCATGCCGCTGCGGTGGAGGGACGCGGCCAGGGTGAGCACGTCCAGCCGTGCGAGGAGCGGCCGGACGCCGCGGGGGAGGGAACCGCACAGTTCGCGCAGCAGGGTGGTCGCGCCGGGCCTGCGCCTCAACCACGCCCGGTACTCGCGCCTAGCGCTGAGCTGCACATGCTCGATGAGCGCGGGCACGTTGAGGTAGTCCGGGTGCTGCACGGCGAACAGGAAGGGACCCAGCCGCTCGGTGGTGCGGGGCTGGTCCTCCGGCGCGAAGGCCTCGCGGAGTTGCGCGAGTTCCCCGGCGCAACAGGTTTCCCGCGCCAGTTCCCACGCGAGCGCCTGGAGGCCCCGGCACACCTCCGGCGTGAGGCCCGCCGGATCGAAGCGGCCGTACTTCACGTTCCGCACCTGTCCGCCCTGGATCAGCAGCAGGTCCCGGCCCCGACGCTGTACCCGCGTGGTGGTCTGGGTGCAGGTGAAACGGCAGTACTTCGCCGGAGCGTGCTGCCCGGTGCGGGGCGTGAGGGCACTGACCGAGTACTCGGTGCGCAGTTCGTAGAACTCCCGGACGCCGGGCGTGAAGGGGTGGTCCCGCAGGGCCGTCATCCGGTGAACACAGGTGCGGCCGTAGCCGACTTTCAACGCGCTCCGGACCTGCTCGGGCGTCAGGCGCGGCCGGACGAACTGCTCGAAGATCGCCGTCCCCGCCTCGTTCAGGTCGGCGAGCTGACCGGTCCCCGGGACGGCCGCCTGCAACGCGGGATGCTGACGAATGGGCACCCGCTCCTTCAGCCCGCTGGCGTGCCGAATCCAGACGACGCCCTCCCACTCGGGCTCGCTGGGGGAGCAGGCGTCCAGCACGGTCCACAGCACCCGCCTTCGGCCCTCGTGCCGCCGCCGGAAACGTTCAAAAGCCTGGATCTCGCGCTCCAGCGCGGCGGGACCCTTGACGCACGTGCGGGCGGCGCGGGGCACCTGGAGCCGTCCGGGAAACAGGTGGGCGTTGCGCTCGGCGAGCCGGGCGTACAGCACGTCCAGTTCGTGTTGCGGCTTGGGGGCAGGCGTGGCCTGTTCGGACATGCCCGGCTTCCTCCGGCCCTGGACGGAGAGGGGCCGCCGCATGCCTTGCCCATCCTTCTGGAATCTCCCCCAGCGTCTGAGGTTGGGGGCTGGCCAGTTCAACCTCCGGGCGTGAGCGGTTAGAACGGCTGGGCGTGGTCGAGCAGCGCCGCGAGCCCTCGCTGTCCCTCGGCGAGGTCCTGGTGCAGACGGGCGAGCTGACGGGCGGACTCCTGGGCGTCCTGCGACGAGATGTACGGCCCCTTCCCAAGTTCAGGGGCGTACGACTAAGGTCCGCCCGTGCCATGACCCCAGACCCGCTGCACGGAATCAACGGAAGAACCGCCCAATAATGGAGGTCTATTGGGCCGGTCGCCCTGTCAGACAGAGCCGCGTCCTAAGGCAAGCCCGACGACGAGGACCCAAGAGGCTCGACCACGCCGTTGCCCTCTTCCCCGTCAAACGTCGGCGACTGGGTGCGGCGACCGGGCGTACGCCAGGACCGCGTCAAGCGCCTGCTCGAGTTCGCGCTCGCCGTCCGCGTGCACCACGACTTTGCCCGCGCGGGCAGAGGAGTTTCGGCGCACGTCGGGCCGCACGTTCCCGCTGCGAAAGTCGTATTCGGCCTCCACCACCCCGGGAAGGGCCAGCAGGTCGGCAACGGTGGGAACGTACGTCACGGGCTCGTCCGGAGCCGGGAGCTGCAGGTAGCCGTGGCTCGCTGACGCCTGGGCCACGTCCGGTGCGGCGACGTGTTCACCCAACGCCAGGCGCACCGCCACCTCATACAGGTCGACGCCGAACATGTGGCGGATGGTCTCGGCGACGTAGCCACCGCCGATGCGGGCCGCGCACTCGCTGAAGACAAACGCGTCGCCGCGCCAGAAGCACTCAAGGTGGAACACCCCGTCCGACAGGTCCAGGCCCGACAGCGCGCGCGCCGTGAACTCGTGCAGGCGCGCGAAGGTGTCCGGGTGATCGGCCGGGCGCAGCGTCACGCTGGAGACCACGACGCCGTCCTTGGTGCGGATCAGCGGCGCGCGGTAACGGGAGGCGGAAAACCACTGGAGCCGGCCCCCAGAGGTCCAGCCGTTGACGTGCCACTCTTCGCCGTCCACGAACGATTCCACCACGAACGTGCCGCGCGCGTCGATGCCGGCGTCGCGCACGCGCCGCGCGACCTCGTCCAGCTCTTCGTCATCGTGCACGACGTAGGTGTGGGCCGTGGCCACACCGTCAGCGGGTTTGACCACCAGCGGGTACCGGGCCTCCCGGGGCAGGGCGGCTGCGTGCAGGGCTGGCAGAAGCCAGATGGCCGCGTGCTCGACGCATCCGCCCAGGCGCAACTTCTGCTCCCGCTTGTCGCGGAATGCCACCGCCGTGGCGAGCACCTCGCGCCGAGCGGTGCCGTACAGGGCTTGGAGCACTGCCGCGCTGAAGATGCCCTCCTCGTAGCCGGTCGTCACGCCATCGAAGCTGCGCTCGTCGTAGCGCAACAGGTTGTAGGCGATGCGTTCGGCGTTCGACAGGCTCTCGCCCTCCACGACGCGCCCGGCCTGGCCCGGCGCCAGCACGGCCTGGCCTGGCTCGACGCTGTAGGCCGTGACGAAGACGCCCAGCCGGGCGCAGGCCCGAATCAGGCCCGCGCGCCCTCCAAGCACGAGCAGCCTGGGCCGCGTCACGACCGGGCCTCCGTGACGGGTAGGGCCTCGTAGATCTCGCGCAGCCGCTCGTGGTGACGGCCTGTGTCGTCACCGACTGGCGCCACGTTGCTCCACCACGGCACCCGGCACTCGTGTGCCGAGCCGTGCGAGCGCACCTCGACGGGGTGCCGCTCCTCGGGAAACTCCCCGAAGACGACCTCCGGAGCGGCCAGCACGATCAAGTCGCCGACGCGCCCGGCGTGCAGGTCGAGGTCGCGCGCCGCCGCCCTGGACAGCACCTGCTCGACCCCCGGTGTGTCGCGCAGCGCGTCGGCCGCGCGGGCCTCGTGCGCGTGGTCGAGGTACAGGTAGCCGAAGCCGCCGAGGTTGTCATGGTGCGCGACGTAGCGGTCCTTGATGGCTGGCACGAACTGCGCGTCGACACCGTGCCGGCGCAGGACGCGCGATAGGTCCACGCCCATCCTCTTGGCGTTCATGCCGTGGTCGGCGGTAACAACTACGCTTGCCCCGGGGCACAGGTCCAGCACCCGCCCGAGTTGCGCGTCCAGGGCCCGGAGAAAGGCCCCCGCCTCGGCCGACCCGGGCGGGTGCTTGTGCATCACGTAGTCCGTCGTCGACAGGTAGACCACGTCGTAGTGCTCCCGCTCCAGGTACCAGCACAGCGCCGAGAACAACCAGACGCTCACCTCGGCCGAGTAGATCGGCGGCACGGGCCCGAGGGCGCGCACAAGGGCCGCCGGCGGCCGCTCTGCCGTTACGGCAGTGCTCGCCCCGCGCCCGATCATACGCAGCAGCTTGTCCTTGGCGACCAGCGCGAGCCCGCGCAGGTCCGGCCGGCGCTCGAAAATGGTCGGGGCGAGCAGGGCGTCCGGCAGCTCCAGGTAGACGTCCCGGCCTGCCTCGTCCCGGTAGAAATTGCCGACGACGCCGTGGGTAGCCGGCCCCCGACCAGTGACA
This is a stretch of genomic DNA from Deinococcus aerius. It encodes these proteins:
- a CDS encoding PcfJ domain-containing protein codes for the protein MSEQATPAPKPQHELDVLYARLAERNAHLFPGRLQVPRAARTCVKGPAALEREIQAFERFRRRHEGRRRVLWTVLDACSPSEPEWEGVVWIRHASGLKERVPIRQHPALQAAVPGTGQLADLNEAGTAIFEQFVRPRLTPEQVRSALKVGYGRTCVHRMTALRDHPFTPGVREFYELRTEYSVSALTPRTGQHAPAKYCRFTCTQTTTRVQRRGRDLLLIQGGQVRNVKYGRFDPAGLTPEVCRGLQALAWELARETCCAGELAQLREAFAPEDQPRTTERLGPFLFAVQHPDYLNVPALIEHVQLSARREYRAWLRRRPGATTLLRELCGSLPRGVRPLLARLDVLTLAASLHRSGMRSPDLKAQVLNAYAPALREHRCGPPFDARWYVELAGGEQQAARRLIRTFREGHAVSGLALLLGDTERLWQDVQAAQPGYRPGRDQLDPLALHDHLARLHTRIRTENRPIPSGTDGRLSHLDADLPHAARGTLHFRRARETHDLIHVSETLHNCVSSYAGAAIRGEVVIVVARDGRGTPVYCLEVRGRAVHQFKRDRNQGLRDQTDLAAAFGYLRQARLGIRTHDLASLCHHPGLPQAAVSIPEPEPDDLPF
- a CDS encoding ATP-grasp domain-containing protein, with product MTRPRLLVLGGRAGLIRACARLGVFVTAYSVEPGQAVLAPGQAGRVVEGESLSNAERIAYNLLRYDERSFDGVTTGYEEGIFSAAVLQALYGTARREVLATAVAFRDKREQKLRLGGCVEHAAIWLLPALHAAALPREARYPLVVKPADGVATAHTYVVHDDEELDEVARRVRDAGIDARGTFVVESFVDGEEWHVNGWTSGGRLQWFSASRYRAPLIRTKDGVVVSSVTLRPADHPDTFARLHEFTARALSGLDLSDGVFHLECFWRGDAFVFSECAARIGGGYVAETIRHMFGVDLYEVAVRLALGEHVAAPDVAQASASHGYLQLPAPDEPVTYVPTVADLLALPGVVEAEYDFRSGNVRPDVRRNSSARAGKVVVHADGERELEQALDAVLAYARSPHPVADV
- a CDS encoding alkaline phosphatase family protein; the protein is MLIVACIDGLDPAYLAGLELPNFARVTPLGRHVTVSAAMPSVTNVNNCSLVTGRGPATHGVVGNFYRDEAGRDVYLELPDALLAPTIFERRPDLRGLALVAKDKLLRMIGRGASTAVTAERPPAALVRALGPVPPIYSAEVSVWLFSALCWYLEREHYDVVYLSTTDYVMHKHPPGSAEAGAFLRALDAQLGRVLDLCPGASVVVTADHGMNAKRMGVDLSRVLRRHGVDAQFVPAIKDRYVAHHDNLGGFGYLYLDHAHEARAADALRDTPGVEQVLSRAAARDLDLHAGRVGDLIVLAAPEVVFGEFPEERHPVEVRSHGSAHECRVPWWSNVAPVGDDTGRHHERLREIYEALPVTEARS